The genomic stretch ACTCGTCTTATTACGTTGGATCTTCACGCATCCCAGATTCAAGGGTTTTTCGATATTCCGGTTGACCAGTTGATGGGTGTTCCTACACTTGCAAAACACTTTGAAGAAAAGAACCTTGAAGATATTGTCGTAGTATCCCCAGACCATGGTGGAGTGACTCGTGCTCGTAAGCTTGCTGAGCGCTTAAAAGCGCCAATTGCGATTATTGATAAGCGTCGCCCACGTCCGAATGTAGCTGAAGTTATGAATATTGTTGGTAATATTGAAGGCAAAACAGCCATTATTATTGACGACATTATTGATACGGCCGGTACAATTACGCTAGCAGCTAACGCGCTCATTGAAAACGGAGCAAAGGAAGTGTTTGCCTGCTGTACACACCCTGTCTTATCAGGTCCAGCAATCGAACGAATTGATAATTCTAAAATTAAAGAACTTGCCATTACGAATACGATTCCACTTCCGAATGACAAGCAAATCGATAAGATTACACAGCTGTCTGTGGCACCTCTTCTTGGTGAAGCAATCATCCGTGTTCATGAGCAACTTTCAGTAAGTAAATTATTTGATTAAATGAAATACGTTTATTGCCTCCTGATTATGGGTATTCATAATAGTAGAGTAAAACCTAATCAGGAAGGTGATTAATAATGGCAGCAACATTGAAAGCATTAGATCGTAATACAACAAAAAGAAGCGAACTTAGAACATTACGCGAAACTGAAGAAGGTCTTCCGGCTGTTCTTTACGGCAAAGATCGCAAAAGCGCTCCGGTACAGGTAGACGCTCTTGAGTTCATTAAGGTATATCGTCAGGTCGGAAAAAATGGCGTTATTGAGTTAAACTTCGAAGGACAGGGTACTTATCCTGTTATGGTATATGACATGCAAGTTGATCCAATTAAAAACCACGTTCTTCACGTTGACTTTTATTCTGTTGACCTTAACAAGGAAGTAGAAGCAGAAGTTCCGGTTCACTTAACTGGTGAAGCTGTAGGAAGTAAAGAAGGTGGCGTCGTTCAGCAAATGCTTCATGAAATTCTTGTGAAAGCTAAGCCGAATGATTTCCCTGATAGCATCGATATCGATATTTCAGAACTTAACGTTGGTGACGCTGTACAAGCTAGAGATCTTCCGAAAGGCGATAAGTATGAAATTCTTCTAGATGCTGAAGAGCCGATTGCTTCAATCGTACCTCCAACAGAAGAGCCAGCTGAAGACGAAGAAGAAGCTGATGAAGTAGCGGAAGAGCCACCAGCAGATCAAGAAGACACTGGTGACGAAACAACGAAAACAGAATAAACAACAAGGACGTAACCGAACGGGTTACGTCTTTTTTTCAAGATAAAGAGACTTCAGGTGAATAAGTGCACGAAATTTTGATACGATAGAAGAAAAGCAATGAAAGGTAGGGCGTCAGGCGTTGAAATTAATTGTAGGCCTCGGTAACCCGGGAAAAAAATTTAATAATACAAGACATAATGTAGGATTTATGGCGATTGACCAACTTGCAAAAGAGATGGGAATCGCGTTAGATCAAAAGAAGTTTCAAGGTGTATACGGTAAAGGTATGGTAAATGGAGAAGCCGTTTATCTATTAAAACCACAAACCTTTATGAATTTGTCAGGAGAATCCGTGCGTCCATTGATGGAATACTTTAATATTGAGGTAGCGGACTTGCTTGTCATATATGATGATTTGGATCTTCCTACTGGTAAAGTGCGAATTCGTCAGAAGGGCAGCGCGGGTGGACATAATGGAATGAAGTCCATTATCACACACCTTCATACACAGGAATTTAAGAGGGTGCGAATCGGAATTGATCGATCAGCACGCCAGACTGTCATTGACTATGTTTTAAAACCTTTTTCAAAAGAAGAAGTAGAGCCGATTCAACTTGCTATCGAGCAAACGGCAAAAGCGTGTGAAGCATGGACAAAAACCTCTTTTCCAGAAGTGATGAATCAGTATAACTCGTGAATATCCTGTCATTCTCCCGTCCATACTAGTAAAAGATAGGAACAGGGAGGATCTTTTATGGATATTCATTACGTATGCCGTCACTGTGGAACGGAGATTGGAAGACTGTCACAACAAAACCACACAGCTGACGAACTAGGGTTTCAACAGCTCACTGAGAAGGAGCGCCAGACAATGGTTCACTATCACCATGATGGAACAATTGAAGTGAAAGCCATTTGCGAAGATTGCCATGAAGCCATGGAGCGATCACCATCTTTTCATGAGCTTGATACAT from Bacillus sp. Cs-700 encodes the following:
- the pth gene encoding aminoacyl-tRNA hydrolase; the protein is MKLIVGLGNPGKKFNNTRHNVGFMAIDQLAKEMGIALDQKKFQGVYGKGMVNGEAVYLLKPQTFMNLSGESVRPLMEYFNIEVADLLVIYDDLDLPTGKVRIRQKGSAGGHNGMKSIITHLHTQEFKRVRIGIDRSARQTVIDYVLKPFSKEEVEPIQLAIEQTAKACEAWTKTSFPEVMNQYNS
- a CDS encoding 50S ribosomal protein L25/general stress protein Ctc, which produces MAATLKALDRNTTKRSELRTLRETEEGLPAVLYGKDRKSAPVQVDALEFIKVYRQVGKNGVIELNFEGQGTYPVMVYDMQVDPIKNHVLHVDFYSVDLNKEVEAEVPVHLTGEAVGSKEGGVVQQMLHEILVKAKPNDFPDSIDIDISELNVGDAVQARDLPKGDKYEILLDAEEPIASIVPPTEEPAEDEEEADEVAEEPPADQEDTGDETTKTE
- a CDS encoding anti-sigma-F factor Fin family protein, which gives rise to MDIHYVCRHCGTEIGRLSQQNHTADELGFQQLTEKERQTMVHYHHDGTIEVKAICEDCHEAMERSPSFHELDTFIQ
- a CDS encoding ribose-phosphate diphosphokinase — encoded protein: MANYLDPNLKVFSLNSNPDLAEEIVEHIGVPMGKCSVVRFSDGEIQINIEESIRGCDVYVIQSTCAPVNENIMELLIMIDALKRASAKTINIVLPYYGYARQDRKARSREPITAKLVANLLEVAGVTRLITLDLHASQIQGFFDIPVDQLMGVPTLAKHFEEKNLEDIVVVSPDHGGVTRARKLAERLKAPIAIIDKRRPRPNVAEVMNIVGNIEGKTAIIIDDIIDTAGTITLAANALIENGAKEVFACCTHPVLSGPAIERIDNSKIKELAITNTIPLPNDKQIDKITQLSVAPLLGEAIIRVHEQLSVSKLFD